A single Phycisphaeraceae bacterium DNA region contains:
- the deoC gene encoding deoxyribose-phosphate aldolase, whose product MKLRTVDRVMLEARAASFQARSIKQPAKLAGLLLAMSMIDLTTLEGKDTPEKVRALCRKAIRPGDGLALESAELPSVAAVCVYPTFVALAKEELARAGGRHIKVASVATGFPSGQYPLDVRLEDTRRAVDDGADEIDMVINRGAFLAGRYDEVAREIREVHAACERCDGTHAHLKVILETGELETYDSVRRASDLAIEAMADSSGDCRGGFIKTSTGKVQPAATLPVTLIMLEAIRDHHLATGHMVGMKPAGGIASAKLSLHYLVMVKETLGDRWLTPEWFRFGASSLANDILRQIRWLTTGVYSARYDFSEA is encoded by the coding sequence ATGAAACTGCGGACCGTTGATCGTGTCATGCTCGAGGCTCGCGCCGCGTCGTTCCAGGCGCGATCGATCAAGCAGCCCGCGAAGCTCGCCGGGCTGCTGCTGGCCATGTCGATGATCGACCTGACCACCCTCGAGGGAAAGGACACGCCGGAGAAGGTCCGAGCTCTGTGCCGCAAGGCGATCCGTCCCGGCGACGGGCTGGCGCTGGAATCGGCCGAACTGCCATCGGTCGCCGCGGTCTGTGTCTACCCCACGTTCGTCGCGCTCGCGAAAGAAGAACTGGCCCGAGCCGGCGGGCGCCACATCAAGGTCGCCTCGGTGGCAACAGGGTTTCCCAGCGGCCAGTACCCGCTCGACGTACGCCTCGAGGACACACGCCGGGCCGTGGACGACGGCGCGGACGAGATCGACATGGTCATCAACCGCGGCGCGTTCCTCGCGGGCCGCTACGACGAGGTGGCCCGGGAGATCCGCGAGGTCCACGCCGCGTGCGAGCGCTGCGACGGCACCCACGCGCACCTCAAGGTCATCCTCGAGACCGGCGAGCTCGAGACCTACGACAGTGTTCGGCGAGCCAGCGACCTGGCCATCGAGGCCATGGCCGATTCGTCCGGCGATTGCCGCGGCGGGTTCATCAAGACGTCCACCGGCAAGGTCCAGCCCGCGGCGACGCTCCCCGTCACGCTCATCATGCTCGAGGCCATCCGCGACCACCATCTCGCTACCGGTCACATGGTCGGCATGAAGCCAGCGGGCGGCATCGCCTCCGCGAAGCTCTCCCTTCACTACCTGGTCATGGTCAAGGAGACCCTCGGCGATCGCTGGCTGACTCCGGAGTGGTTCCGCTTCGGCGCCTCCAGCCTCGCCAACGACATCCTCCGCCAGATCCGCTGGCTCACCACCGGTGTCTACTCGGCGCGGTACGACTTCTCGGAGGCGTAG
- a CDS encoding sigma-70 family RNA polymerase sigma factor, translated as MTSSPSDAIHEADLRLMQRVASNDQSAVADLYDRFGSLVYRLAVQAMPTRADAEDAVQEIFVRLWRTAGRYDPKRAALVTWVMLISRRHLVDRLRRAKARLKPSALDERQAQPEAMTDVVGRNMDRDERFNALLARVSKLPELQKTVVIRAYLGGQTLRQIGEELNTPIGTVKSALSRALVRLRERGPTEELSP; from the coding sequence ATGACCTCGTCTCCTTCCGATGCGATCCATGAAGCCGATCTGCGCTTGATGCAGCGTGTCGCGAGCAACGATCAATCGGCGGTCGCCGATCTGTACGACCGGTTCGGTTCTTTGGTGTATCGCTTGGCTGTTCAGGCGATGCCGACCCGGGCGGATGCGGAAGACGCGGTACAGGAGATCTTTGTCCGCTTGTGGCGCACGGCGGGTCGGTACGACCCCAAGCGAGCAGCCCTGGTGACCTGGGTCATGCTGATCTCGCGGCGGCATCTGGTGGATCGGTTGCGGAGGGCCAAGGCCCGGCTCAAGCCCTCGGCGCTGGACGAACGCCAGGCCCAGCCGGAAGCGATGACCGATGTGGTCGGAAGGAACATGGACCGGGACGAGCGATTCAACGCCTTGCTGGCGCGAGTCTCGAAGTTGCCGGAACTGCAGAAGACGGTGGTGATCAGGGCATATCTGGGGGGCCAGACCCTCAGGCAGATCGGGGAAGAACTCAACACGCCGATTGGAACGGTTAAATCGGCCCTCAGCCGCGCCCTCGTACGACTTCGAGAGCGCGGGCCTACCGAGGAACTTTCGCCATGA
- a CDS encoding M61 family metallopeptidase translates to MPSVIHVGAVVAAALLAVAACAMQAGGPRTPSGAGGGSPRIRYTVSLPDPQTQMIDVRMTIEGVDAPALDLALPVWRPGKYLVLDPAGGIRGMSATGADGRSLPVEKTDKATWRITTEGSHAVIASYRVYANALGDRTRHVDDTHAFISPSTVLMYVPDRRGEPVAVRIEAPGGWQVATGLDAVPGMPHEYAAPDYDTLVDSPLEIGRFQRIDFEVDSVPHEIVVWTGRGGGDGASVRDPERLARDFAAIVRAQRDIFGDLPYARYVYIIHLTAGASGGTEHLNSFVAQGPRNALDDPKAYDKFLGLISHEMFHTWNVKRLRPADLTPYDYAHENYTKLLWVAEGTTSYYDDLCLVRAGIIKPDDYLALLQRAIAAEADRPGAAEQSLEESSFDAWIKFNRPDPDAVNSTVSFYGKGALASLYLDLLVRERTDGRVSLDDVMRDLYRRHPLGSAGYTTADVLAALNELTGSDMAPVLRDHIAGRQPMDFAAHTGVVGLELVFEPEKKDGEPLPPAAYLGLNLAEKSGRTVVQSIPSDGPAYAAGVNADDEIVALNGVRLGANDLAGRLKPLRPGEVVRLTVLRRDALKEIPVTLASKPAGSWKLRRVEHPSDQQRAQYSSWLGQGWPGPAAEAKADSN, encoded by the coding sequence ATGCCGAGCGTGATTCATGTGGGAGCGGTAGTCGCCGCGGCGCTTCTCGCCGTTGCAGCGTGCGCGATGCAGGCCGGCGGTCCACGGACCCCGAGCGGGGCGGGCGGCGGGTCGCCACGCATCAGGTACACCGTCTCGCTCCCCGATCCCCAGACGCAGATGATCGATGTGCGCATGACGATCGAGGGGGTCGATGCGCCGGCGCTGGACCTCGCGCTCCCGGTGTGGCGGCCGGGTAAATACCTGGTGCTGGATCCCGCCGGTGGTATCCGCGGCATGAGCGCCACCGGGGCTGATGGACGATCGCTGCCGGTCGAGAAAACGGACAAGGCGACGTGGCGGATCACGACCGAGGGGAGCCATGCCGTCATCGCGTCCTACCGGGTCTACGCCAATGCGCTCGGGGACCGCACCCGGCACGTGGACGACACCCACGCGTTCATCTCCCCCTCAACCGTGCTGATGTACGTGCCGGATCGGCGTGGCGAGCCCGTCGCCGTGCGGATCGAGGCGCCGGGCGGCTGGCAGGTCGCGACGGGTCTCGACGCGGTCCCCGGGATGCCGCACGAGTACGCCGCGCCCGATTACGACACGCTGGTGGACTCGCCGCTGGAGATCGGGCGGTTCCAGCGGATCGACTTTGAGGTCGATTCGGTGCCGCACGAGATCGTGGTCTGGACCGGACGAGGCGGGGGCGATGGGGCCTCCGTGCGGGATCCGGAGCGATTGGCGCGGGACTTCGCCGCGATCGTGCGTGCGCAGCGAGACATCTTCGGGGACCTGCCCTACGCGCGCTACGTGTACATCATCCACCTGACGGCCGGGGCCTCCGGCGGCACGGAGCACCTCAACTCGTTCGTGGCGCAGGGACCCCGGAACGCGCTCGACGATCCGAAGGCCTACGACAAGTTCCTGGGCCTGATCTCGCACGAGATGTTCCACACCTGGAACGTCAAGCGGCTGCGCCCCGCGGACCTGACACCCTACGACTACGCCCACGAGAACTACACGAAACTGCTCTGGGTCGCGGAGGGGACCACCTCCTACTACGACGACCTCTGCCTCGTCCGGGCCGGGATCATCAAGCCGGACGACTACCTGGCCTTGCTGCAACGGGCCATCGCGGCGGAGGCCGACCGCCCCGGGGCCGCGGAGCAGTCGCTGGAGGAGTCGTCGTTCGACGCCTGGATCAAGTTCAACCGCCCCGACCCGGACGCGGTGAACTCGACGGTATCGTTCTACGGCAAGGGGGCGCTGGCGTCGCTGTACCTGGACCTGCTGGTGCGGGAGCGCACGGACGGCAGGGTTTCGCTCGACGACGTGATGCGGGACCTGTACCGCCGGCATCCGCTCGGGTCCGCCGGGTACACCACGGCCGATGTGCTGGCGGCGCTCAACGAACTCACCGGGTCCGACATGGCGCCCGTGCTGCGGGACCACATCGCCGGGAGACAGCCGATGGACTTCGCCGCGCACACCGGCGTGGTCGGGCTTGAGCTCGTGTTCGAGCCGGAGAAAAAGGACGGTGAGCCGCTTCCGCCCGCCGCCTACCTCGGCCTGAACCTCGCGGAGAAGTCGGGGCGGACGGTGGTCCAGTCGATCCCGAGCGACGGGCCCGCGTACGCGGCGGGGGTGAACGCGGACGATGAGATCGTCGCCCTCAACGGCGTGCGGCTCGGCGCCAACGACCTCGCCGGACGGCTCAAGCCGCTCAGACCCGGCGAGGTGGTCCGGCTGACGGTGCTGCGGCGCGACGCGTTGAAGGAGATCCCGGTCACGCTCGCGTCAAAGCCCGCGGGGTCATGGAAACTCAGGCGGGTGGAGCACCCGAGCGATCAGCAGCGTGCCCAGTATTCCTCGTGGCTCGGCCAGGGGTGGCCGGGACCCGCGGCCGAGGCCAAGGCGGATTCCAACTGA
- a CDS encoding peptidylprolyl isomerase has translation MRHDMLDRARAALVAAVCLGLWAHLANAQLSPDRTYYGINRAAPMTVAMPAGVDGAAEIALLEPETAKVLDQKPVQPGGVDIAAIFPSLWTTQTPKVVYAQLLVGGKKVGPAVVIQPMVSAAYPVVIDPVSGMPRFPLDSRRRVYSGFRAYVDKHVVLDTTAGSIEIELRPDAAPTTAWNFRELVEGGFYTDVIFHRVVAVNQQGNPFVIQVGDPTGKGEGGPGYNIDLEPSTLPHDFGVVSMARNDDPNTAGSQFFLCLSRDGTAALDGRYTSFGRCVSGAETILAIARTPILPPGSDGRDRPANPPVIRTAKLVDAPPYGEGPRPLQDPRTVPIRK, from the coding sequence ATGCGCCACGACATGCTTGACCGAGCCCGCGCGGCCCTCGTCGCCGCGGTCTGCCTTGGGCTTTGGGCGCACCTTGCCAATGCCCAGCTCTCGCCCGACCGCACCTATTACGGGATCAACCGTGCCGCGCCGATGACGGTGGCGATGCCCGCCGGTGTCGATGGCGCCGCCGAGATCGCGCTGCTCGAACCCGAAACCGCCAAGGTCCTCGACCAGAAGCCGGTGCAGCCCGGCGGGGTCGACATCGCCGCGATCTTCCCGTCGCTGTGGACGACGCAGACTCCCAAGGTCGTCTACGCCCAGCTGCTCGTCGGCGGCAAGAAGGTCGGTCCCGCCGTAGTCATCCAGCCCATGGTTTCGGCCGCCTACCCGGTCGTCATCGACCCTGTCTCCGGGATGCCCCGGTTCCCCCTCGACTCGCGCCGCCGGGTCTACTCCGGTTTCCGCGCCTACGTCGACAAGCACGTGGTGCTCGACACCACGGCGGGATCGATCGAGATCGAACTCCGGCCCGACGCCGCCCCGACGACCGCGTGGAACTTCCGCGAACTGGTCGAGGGCGGGTTCTACACGGACGTGATCTTCCACCGCGTCGTGGCCGTCAACCAGCAGGGCAACCCCTTTGTTATCCAGGTCGGCGACCCCACGGGCAAGGGCGAAGGGGGCCCGGGCTACAACATCGACTTGGAGCCCAGCACGCTGCCCCATGACTTCGGCGTGGTCTCGATGGCGAGGAACGACGACCCGAACACCGCGGGCTCGCAGTTCTTCCTCTGCCTCAGCCGCGACGGCACGGCGGCACTCGACGGCCGGTACACGTCGTTTGGACGCTGTGTCAGCGGTGCGGAGACAATCCTTGCCATCGCGCGGACGCCGATCCTCCCGCCGGGGTCGGACGGACGCGACCGCCCCGCGAACCCGCCGGTCATCCGCACCGCGAAACTTGTTGATGCGCCCCCGTACGGCGAGGGCCCGCGGCCGCTGCAGGACCCTCGCACCGTCCCCATCCGAAAGTGA
- a CDS encoding DUF4340 domain-containing protein: MKNSNVLVLAGVAAAVVVAAVVVTRSAREETAVHRDESARLFPALGDRINDVASVTIRRAGKEWTVARKDGSWGLSERNGYPVQFEALKATLVGMADLRPVEPKTSKPESYSKIGVQDPGAEPATEAAAAAGGALITLRDDKGQELASLIVGTAKFGQVPEVFVRKAGEAQSWLAQGSVDVPSEPMAWVDRQIMNVSRERVHTASVQHPDGERLSVSRSKPETPVFGVDDVPQGRDLTSPSIGENLGGAITYLTLADVQPATAVDMESNPGPASEFRTFDGLVVKVATTNKDGRTWATFWAGFDPAARTPEADATDAVPEPTPADQPPPDDRARKALRPVDEVKKEAEQLNAKLSGWVFELPDYKAAVLTPRMEKWLKPTAPPPAASEPPTPLAPTPGG, encoded by the coding sequence ATGAAGAACTCCAACGTGCTGGTGCTGGCGGGGGTGGCGGCGGCGGTCGTGGTCGCGGCGGTGGTCGTGACCCGCAGTGCACGCGAGGAAACAGCGGTCCACCGGGATGAGAGCGCCAGGCTGTTCCCGGCGCTGGGGGATCGGATCAACGACGTCGCGTCGGTCACGATCAGGCGAGCCGGAAAGGAGTGGACCGTCGCTCGAAAGGACGGCTCCTGGGGACTCTCGGAACGCAACGGCTATCCGGTGCAGTTCGAGGCGCTCAAGGCGACGCTCGTGGGAATGGCGGACCTCCGGCCTGTGGAGCCCAAGACCAGCAAGCCCGAGTCCTATTCAAAGATCGGCGTGCAGGACCCGGGCGCGGAGCCCGCGACCGAAGCGGCCGCGGCGGCGGGCGGCGCGCTGATCACTCTCCGCGACGACAAGGGGCAGGAACTGGCCTCGCTGATCGTCGGTACTGCCAAGTTTGGCCAGGTGCCGGAGGTCTTTGTGCGCAAGGCCGGGGAGGCGCAGTCGTGGCTCGCGCAGGGCAGCGTTGATGTTCCGAGCGAGCCGATGGCATGGGTCGACCGGCAGATCATGAACGTGTCGCGCGAACGGGTTCACACTGCGAGCGTGCAGCATCCCGATGGCGAGCGGCTCTCGGTCTCGCGGAGCAAGCCCGAGACGCCCGTGTTCGGGGTCGATGACGTCCCGCAGGGGCGGGACCTGACCAGCCCGTCGATCGGGGAGAACCTCGGCGGCGCGATCACCTATCTCACCCTCGCCGATGTGCAGCCGGCGACCGCGGTCGACATGGAGTCCAATCCCGGCCCGGCGTCGGAGTTCAGGACGTTCGACGGGCTCGTGGTCAAGGTCGCTACGACGAACAAGGACGGCCGGACCTGGGCGACGTTCTGGGCGGGCTTCGACCCCGCGGCGCGAACACCCGAGGCCGACGCCACGGATGCCGTGCCCGAGCCGACACCGGCGGACCAGCCGCCGCCGGACGACCGCGCCCGCAAGGCGCTCAGGCCGGTGGACGAGGTGAAGAAGGAGGCCGAACAACTCAACGCCAAGCTCTCGGGCTGGGTGTTTGAACTGCCCGACTACAAGGCCGCGGTGCTGACGCCGCGGATGGAGAAGTGGCTCAAGCCGACTGCTCCGCCGCCCGCCGCATCGGAGCCGCCGACGCCGTTGGCGCCGACACCGGGCGGTTGA
- a CDS encoding Gldg family protein: MSKGLVSLIVLAVLAVLFVGVNVLAGAGLRSTRIDLTQGKLYTLAPGSRAIASKLDEPITLTLYYSEKTANELPAPYKAYAARVKEVLREFVSASKGKIRLEVVSPDASPEAEDKAAEAGLMGAETGRPGSDRFYFGLVGRNATDRTETVPFFRPDREQFLEYEITRLVYLLSDPAKKTVGLMTWLPVEGMQANPMTRGQGMPPWQIVRQMREFFDVKSVPSDAAEIPADVQVLMIIHPKAMSEATQYAVDQFVMRGGRVLLFVDPLCVVDVPPGINPMQAMGIPKSSNLPALMEAWGLEMEPQRVAADLGSALQVSAGAHFVAWIGLGPENMDASDPVTGQLKSLNMAAAGVLKAKDGAGSQFTPLVRTSSDAAPMDVQAVETALMERDGPKTLLSQFVSGGKPLAVAARVTGKFKTAFPGGRPAQPPPKEGEAPNPPPAGGTHLSECSEPASIIVVADCDMLSDGFWSQEERIGNMLIGYTKLADNGDLVIGALDNLSGSSDLIGVRARGRSARPFDRVKEIQKQAEQEYQQKEAELQTKLRETEQRITELQRQRPDGSQALLLTPQQQAEIEKYRVQAVETRKELRNVRHQMRKDIEGLGTRLKVLNIALVPALVGCAAIGLSLWRVQRRRVDRRRDEGRPEART, encoded by the coding sequence ATGAGCAAGGGACTTGTGTCGCTCATCGTGCTCGCCGTGCTGGCGGTGCTCTTCGTCGGCGTGAACGTGCTCGCGGGGGCGGGGCTGCGGTCCACGCGGATCGATCTGACGCAGGGCAAGCTCTACACGCTCGCCCCCGGGTCGCGTGCGATTGCCTCCAAACTGGACGAGCCGATCACCCTCACGCTGTACTACTCGGAGAAGACGGCCAACGAACTGCCCGCGCCGTACAAGGCGTACGCCGCCCGGGTCAAGGAGGTCCTGCGCGAGTTCGTGAGCGCCTCGAAGGGGAAGATCAGGCTCGAGGTGGTCAGTCCGGACGCCTCCCCGGAGGCGGAGGACAAGGCCGCTGAGGCGGGGCTGATGGGCGCCGAGACGGGGCGGCCCGGGAGCGACCGCTTCTATTTCGGACTCGTCGGGCGCAACGCCACGGACCGCACCGAGACCGTGCCGTTCTTCCGGCCGGACCGGGAGCAGTTCCTGGAATACGAGATCACGCGGCTGGTGTACCTGCTGTCGGACCCGGCAAAGAAGACGGTCGGGCTGATGACGTGGCTGCCGGTGGAGGGGATGCAGGCCAACCCGATGACGCGCGGCCAGGGGATGCCGCCGTGGCAGATCGTCCGACAGATGCGGGAGTTCTTCGATGTGAAGTCGGTGCCGAGCGACGCCGCGGAGATCCCGGCGGATGTGCAGGTGCTCATGATCATCCACCCCAAGGCGATGAGCGAGGCGACGCAGTACGCCGTCGATCAGTTCGTGATGAGGGGCGGCCGGGTGCTCCTGTTCGTGGATCCGCTCTGCGTCGTCGATGTGCCGCCCGGGATCAACCCGATGCAGGCGATGGGGATCCCCAAGTCGTCCAACCTGCCGGCACTGATGGAGGCGTGGGGCCTGGAGATGGAGCCGCAACGGGTCGCGGCGGACCTTGGATCGGCGCTGCAGGTCAGCGCCGGGGCGCACTTCGTGGCATGGATCGGCCTTGGACCCGAGAATATGGACGCGTCCGATCCGGTGACGGGCCAGCTCAAGTCGCTCAACATGGCCGCCGCGGGGGTGCTCAAGGCGAAGGACGGCGCGGGCTCGCAGTTCACGCCGCTGGTGCGGACGAGTTCGGACGCGGCGCCGATGGATGTGCAGGCGGTCGAAACGGCGTTGATGGAGCGTGATGGGCCCAAGACGCTGCTGAGCCAGTTCGTTTCGGGGGGCAAGCCGCTGGCCGTCGCCGCGAGAGTCACCGGGAAGTTCAAGACCGCCTTCCCCGGCGGACGTCCCGCCCAACCGCCCCCGAAGGAGGGCGAGGCGCCCAATCCGCCGCCGGCCGGGGGAACACACCTGAGCGAGTGCTCCGAGCCGGCGAGCATCATCGTCGTGGCGGATTGCGACATGCTCTCGGATGGCTTCTGGTCCCAGGAGGAGCGGATCGGCAACATGCTGATCGGCTACACGAAACTCGCCGACAACGGCGACCTGGTGATCGGGGCCCTCGACAACCTCTCGGGTTCGAGCGACCTGATCGGGGTGCGGGCGCGGGGCCGCTCTGCGAGGCCGTTCGACCGCGTAAAGGAGATCCAGAAACAGGCCGAGCAGGAGTACCAGCAGAAGGAGGCGGAACTCCAGACCAAGCTGCGGGAGACCGAGCAGCGCATCACCGAACTGCAGCGCCAGCGGCCCGACGGCAGCCAGGCGCTGCTGCTGACGCCGCAGCAGCAGGCCGAGATCGAGAAGTACCGTGTCCAGGCGGTGGAGACCCGCAAGGAACTCCGCAATGTCCGGCACCAGATGCGCAAGGACATCGAGGGGCTCGGGACGCGGCTGAAGGTGCTGAACATCGCGCTGGTCCCGGCACTGGTCGGGTGCGCCGCGATCGGGCTGAGCCTGTGGCGGGTGCAGCGGCGGCGGGTGGACCGCCGTCGCGATGAGGGAAGGCCCGAGGCGCGGACCTGA
- a CDS encoding DUF1559 domain-containing protein gives MPSLAMVRETARRVVCSSNVRQHGLGVAMYVEDYHDQFPPSVFSAQYRDAGSPEQMDTLRLEAPADAWDGLGHLYAGQYLDAPGVFYCPSHRGEHSLARYSRRWNGLEDGQIIGNYHYRSSTSDGRRFTLFSQPTLAVVSDSMRTYADFSHRVGTNVMRVDMSVAWFADSASRFIAMLPTNDVDPRAQEKIEGAWNMLDGPATSSASR, from the coding sequence ATGCCCAGCCTCGCGATGGTCCGCGAGACGGCCCGCAGGGTGGTGTGCTCATCGAACGTGCGCCAGCATGGCCTTGGTGTGGCGATGTACGTTGAGGATTACCACGATCAGTTCCCACCGAGCGTTTTCTCGGCGCAGTACCGGGATGCTGGTTCCCCGGAACAGATGGACACGCTGCGACTCGAAGCACCCGCGGATGCCTGGGATGGCCTTGGTCACCTCTACGCCGGCCAGTACCTGGATGCACCCGGCGTCTTCTACTGCCCATCTCATCGCGGCGAGCACTCGCTGGCACGCTACTCGCGCCGCTGGAACGGCCTTGAGGACGGGCAGATCATCGGCAACTACCACTACCGCTCGTCCACCTCGGATGGGCGGAGGTTTACCTTGTTCAGCCAGCCGACGCTCGCCGTCGTCTCAGACAGCATGCGCACCTACGCCGATTTCAGCCACCGGGTGGGGACCAACGTGATGCGCGTGGACATGAGCGTCGCCTGGTTTGCCGACTCGGCTTCCCGGTTCATCGCGATGCTGCCGACCAACGATGTCGATCCACGAGCCCAGGAGAAGATCGAGGGCGCGTGGAACATGCTCGATGGCCCGGCCACGTCGTCGGCCTCTCGCTAA
- a CDS encoding SpoIID/LytB domain-containing protein, giving the protein MDFARTLLMSLERRPNTVIAVGSVILGASSLMLGITLTSCDASRSSYRSTRIADPVTRPTPAAPDAVGNVFAVAGIKGEPEMRIRILESAPRATFSGVDSIWLGPVIGSGSAGAAERTRGAYFTPPVEVVLAADSWVVRDNAGQERRLPARGAQARELEVEGVMRDNKPASTAVNGQRFAGRFRLAPAAARRPTADVSQPAPVTLPSSFDVIEYIPMEEYLPGVLAKELPKDWNLAACMVQAVCARSYAIHERNRSAATGRAFDVEASTRDQAYAGATTLPNAIDAVAQTRGIILTTDGAVLRAYYSSTCGGRTAAARDTWPTSKGFEFNLVPPLQAYERAHYCQASPLYTWTVERPKDELVRRFAVFGERNNYLIRQIRDLAKIEVVRTNATGRPAEYKIIEPGGKSYILKGEELRLACNTEEPPIAGVSAGLPPITRATRVNSSDFEVVVEGSTVVFSGRGFGHGVGMCQYCTNAMSKRGTDWQDMLHAFYPGARVVKAY; this is encoded by the coding sequence ATGGACTTTGCAAGGACGCTGCTTATGTCGCTGGAGCGCAGGCCCAACACAGTGATCGCGGTCGGTTCGGTCATCCTCGGTGCGTCGTCGCTGATGCTTGGGATCACGCTGACCTCGTGCGACGCCAGTCGATCGTCCTACCGGTCCACTCGGATTGCCGATCCCGTCACCCGTCCGACGCCCGCCGCGCCGGACGCTGTCGGGAATGTCTTCGCCGTCGCGGGGATCAAGGGTGAACCCGAGATGCGCATCCGCATCCTCGAGTCCGCGCCACGGGCGACGTTCTCCGGGGTTGATTCCATTTGGCTTGGCCCGGTCATCGGCAGCGGGTCCGCCGGCGCTGCGGAACGCACGCGGGGCGCCTACTTCACGCCCCCGGTCGAGGTTGTGCTCGCCGCGGACTCCTGGGTCGTCCGCGACAATGCCGGCCAGGAGAGGCGACTGCCCGCCCGCGGGGCGCAGGCCCGCGAGTTGGAGGTCGAGGGAGTGATGCGGGACAACAAGCCCGCATCCACGGCCGTGAACGGCCAGCGGTTCGCAGGGCGTTTCCGGCTCGCGCCCGCGGCCGCCCGCCGGCCGACGGCCGATGTGTCGCAACCGGCGCCCGTGACGCTTCCCTCGAGTTTCGACGTGATCGAGTACATCCCGATGGAGGAGTACCTCCCCGGGGTCCTGGCCAAGGAGCTGCCGAAGGACTGGAACCTCGCGGCGTGCATGGTCCAGGCGGTGTGCGCCCGCAGCTACGCCATCCACGAGCGGAACCGATCCGCCGCGACGGGGCGGGCGTTCGACGTCGAGGCCTCCACCCGGGACCAGGCGTACGCGGGCGCGACCACGCTGCCGAACGCGATCGACGCGGTGGCGCAGACCCGCGGCATCATCCTGACTACGGACGGGGCGGTGCTCCGGGCGTACTACTCCAGCACGTGCGGCGGGCGGACCGCCGCGGCCAGGGACACGTGGCCTACGTCGAAGGGCTTCGAGTTCAACCTCGTTCCGCCGCTGCAGGCGTACGAGCGGGCCCACTATTGCCAGGCCTCGCCGCTGTACACGTGGACGGTCGAACGACCGAAGGACGAACTGGTCCGCCGCTTCGCCGTCTTCGGCGAACGCAACAACTACCTGATCCGGCAGATCCGGGACCTGGCGAAGATCGAGGTGGTCCGAACGAACGCCACGGGGCGTCCGGCGGAGTACAAGATCATCGAGCCCGGCGGCAAGTCGTACATCCTCAAGGGCGAGGAACTGCGGCTGGCCTGCAACACGGAGGAGCCGCCGATCGCCGGCGTGTCGGCCGGCCTCCCCCCGATCACCCGCGCGACTCGCGTCAACTCCAGCGACTTCGAGGTCGTCGTCGAGGGATCGACGGTCGTCTTCTCCGGACGCGGGTTCGGGCACGGCGTCGGCATGTGCCAGTACTGCACCAACGCGATGTCGAAGCGCGGCACCGACTGGCAGGACATGTTGCACGCGTTCTACCCGGGCGCCCGCGTCGTCAAGGCGTACTGA
- a CDS encoding nucleoside deaminase, producing the protein MRGPTMTMDRATLDSMVFEAALEQARKSLREGGLPIGSALMDPRGTIVALGHNQRVQTGDPTAHAETVCIRNAGRRRDWHELTLATTLSPCAMCSGTAVLYRIPRLVIGEHTTFLGREDWLRHERVEIVLMNDQRCIDLMQAAIRDNPGLWNEDIGVPDEIAPESNPSPLRGHRS; encoded by the coding sequence ATGAGAGGACCGACGATGACCATGGACCGTGCCACCCTCGATTCGATGGTGTTTGAGGCCGCCCTAGAGCAGGCGCGCAAATCCTTGCGGGAAGGCGGGTTGCCCATAGGATCGGCCCTGATGGATCCCCGGGGGACAATCGTGGCGCTGGGCCACAATCAGCGCGTCCAGACCGGCGACCCGACTGCCCACGCGGAAACTGTCTGCATCCGCAACGCCGGCCGCCGGCGCGACTGGCACGAACTCACCCTGGCGACCACCCTCAGCCCGTGCGCCATGTGCTCGGGCACCGCGGTGCTCTACCGGATCCCGAGGCTTGTCATCGGGGAGCACACGACGTTCCTCGGCCGGGAGGACTGGTTGAGGCACGAGCGGGTCGAGATTGTCCTGATGAACGATCAGCGATGCATTGATCTGATGCAGGCAGCGATCCGGGACAACCCCGGGCTGTGGAACGAAGACATCGGGGTCCCGGACGAGATCGCGCCCGAGTCCAACCCGTCGCCGCTCCGCGGGCACAGGTCCTAG
- a CDS encoding EVE domain-containing protein, which yields MASFLFKTEPGEYSFSDLVHEGTTMWSGVTNNAALGHLRSVRKGDRVFVYHTGDERAVVGLAKAVSGPYEDPANPGTNAAGAPKFAVVDLKPVKAARSPVTLDQVKADKRFAVPGFDLVRLPRLSVMPVPESVADLISTLAGL from the coding sequence ATGGCCTCATTCCTGTTCAAGACCGAACCGGGCGAATACTCGTTCTCGGACCTCGTGCACGAAGGCACGACGATGTGGAGCGGCGTGACGAACAACGCCGCGCTCGGGCACCTCAGGAGTGTCCGCAAGGGCGACCGCGTCTTCGTGTACCACACCGGGGACGAACGGGCCGTGGTCGGTCTGGCAAAAGCAGTGAGCGGCCCCTACGAGGACCCGGCGAACCCGGGCACGAACGCCGCGGGTGCGCCCAAGTTCGCGGTCGTGGACCTCAAGCCGGTGAAGGCCGCACGTTCGCCCGTCACGCTGGATCAGGTCAAGGCGGACAAGCGGTTTGCGGTGCCCGGGTTCGACCTCGTCCGCCTGCCGCGGCTGAGCGTGATGCCGGTCCCCGAGTCGGTCGCGGACCTGATCAGCACACTCGCAGGGCTTTGA